From a region of the Burkholderia sp. PAMC 26561 genome:
- a CDS encoding Crp/Fnr family transcriptional regulator — MLMADDEGHTNHLLDALPVREWQALHPFLETVSLREGQVLCESGQAIDHVYFPITAVVSLIYRMADGSSNQVAAVGAEGMIGVPVLTGGKTMPMSVQVQFEGTAYRMKATALQQQFTNSDGLRRLLLLYMQALLVQVAQTAICNRYHSVSEQLCRWLLLETDRAPGHELHVSHQLIAEMLGVRREGISAAAGKLQDAGVIHTGRRSIAVSDREGLRAHACACYGVVAREFSRLLPRVPAREEVA, encoded by the coding sequence ATGCTAATGGCCGACGATGAAGGACACACGAATCATCTGCTTGACGCGTTACCCGTTCGTGAGTGGCAAGCGTTGCATCCGTTCCTTGAAACTGTTTCGCTTCGGGAAGGACAAGTACTGTGTGAGAGCGGACAGGCCATTGATCACGTTTACTTTCCGATAACAGCGGTCGTGTCACTGATCTATCGTATGGCGGATGGATCGTCCAACCAGGTTGCAGCGGTCGGTGCCGAAGGAATGATCGGCGTACCGGTCCTCACAGGCGGCAAGACGATGCCGATGAGCGTCCAGGTGCAATTCGAAGGAACCGCATACCGGATGAAGGCTACAGCCTTGCAGCAGCAGTTCACGAATTCGGACGGCCTCAGGCGGTTGTTGCTGCTCTACATGCAGGCTTTGTTAGTACAGGTTGCGCAGACCGCAATCTGCAACAGGTACCACTCGGTCAGCGAGCAGTTGTGCAGGTGGCTGTTGCTGGAAACAGATCGTGCGCCGGGTCATGAACTACATGTGAGTCACCAGTTGATTGCCGAGATGCTGGGTGTCCGGCGCGAAGGCATCAGTGCGGCGGCGGGCAAGTTGCAGGACGCCGGCGTGATTCACACCGGCCGGCGTTCGATCGCCGTAAGCGATCGCGAAGGGCTGCGAGCTCATGCGTGTGCGTGTTACGGGGTCGTGGCGCGGGAATTCAGCAGACTGTTGCCGCGCGTGCCGGCAAGAGAGGAAGTCGCGTGA
- a CDS encoding polysaccharide biosynthesis tyrosine autokinase, producing MDYYPSNSLNPSAGHERGQLSAKDMLNLMRDHIWEILVATVVVVALAVAYIFIAPPIYSADVLIRVDPPEQNQLGIALQNQETLPPPAPAPSAEMAVMRSRSVLEPVIEKYRFDVSVSPRTFPLLGDIAEKFATPGEPSAPWLGLKSFAWGGERVQVGSLDVPQSLEEEKLKLIALDGGRYELRGPSNELLVSGMVGVPASANGVSITMKQLVARPGTSFEVIRWNDLDAVKRFADTVKVSDKVKDSGLIEIEYADKSPAKATEVTNALAAQYLAAAVASRQSNDTKTLAFINGELPRLLSDLRKSEEALKSYRSTSNSMQPTAEAQSFLQGGIDFDRQIATLQLQRTQLLERFTPNSRWVQNVDTQLAQLNKAKGEFDGRFRSMPSSERQSVDLIRAQKVAETIYLGMVQKAEQLTVRRASTSGGAHVVDSAVRPHRPVKPNRPAVLGGGVVLGLLTGVFLVFMRRHVMIGVTDPRYVERRLSVPVLGEVLFSHQQMRLDPSSAGVPKKALPPAMKAGLPFPRAEPVGDFSDAGTLDGLGSRVLAARFPHDPSVEALRAVRTALTRDLAHAPNNIVMVTGPTPSAGKSFVAANLAVLHAETGSRVLLIDADMRRGHLASFFKQRNRGGLAEVLSGRLPVRNAIRQVGVEGVSFLSCGVRPTNPAALLMQAGFKELLDRLSKQFDLVIVDTPPFLAVTDASIIASEAGSSLLVLRSGMQSEEEISDTVRKLARAEGRIAGAVFNGIPLKRSNRGYGYATNYASDHGDVETVH from the coding sequence GTGGATTACTACCCTTCAAATTCGCTAAATCCCTCTGCAGGCCATGAGCGCGGGCAACTCAGCGCCAAGGACATGCTCAACCTGATGCGGGATCACATCTGGGAGATCCTGGTCGCGACTGTAGTCGTCGTCGCGCTGGCGGTGGCCTATATCTTCATTGCACCCCCGATCTATTCCGCCGATGTACTCATCCGCGTAGATCCGCCGGAGCAGAACCAGTTGGGGATCGCGCTGCAGAATCAGGAAACGCTGCCGCCGCCTGCACCCGCACCCAGCGCTGAAATGGCCGTGATGCGCAGCCGTTCCGTGCTCGAGCCAGTGATCGAAAAGTATCGCTTCGATGTCTCGGTCTCGCCGCGCACGTTCCCGTTGCTGGGCGATATAGCGGAGAAATTCGCGACGCCGGGTGAACCGTCGGCGCCCTGGCTTGGCCTCAAGTCGTTTGCCTGGGGCGGCGAGCGTGTGCAGGTCGGAAGCCTCGATGTTCCGCAAAGCCTGGAAGAAGAAAAGCTGAAGCTCATTGCGCTCGATGGTGGTCGCTACGAACTGCGGGGTCCATCGAACGAATTGCTGGTGAGCGGCATGGTCGGTGTTCCCGCCAGCGCCAACGGTGTGTCCATCACGATGAAGCAACTTGTTGCACGTCCGGGTACGTCGTTCGAAGTGATCCGCTGGAATGACCTCGATGCGGTCAAGCGTTTCGCCGACACCGTGAAAGTCAGCGACAAGGTCAAGGACTCGGGCCTGATCGAAATCGAATACGCTGACAAGAGCCCCGCGAAAGCGACTGAAGTGACCAACGCGCTGGCTGCGCAGTACCTTGCAGCGGCTGTCGCAAGCCGTCAATCCAACGACACGAAAACGCTCGCGTTCATCAACGGTGAATTGCCGCGTTTGCTGTCCGACTTGCGCAAGTCGGAAGAAGCGTTGAAGAGCTACCGGTCGACCTCGAACTCGATGCAGCCGACCGCTGAAGCGCAGTCGTTCCTTCAGGGTGGTATCGACTTCGATCGGCAGATTGCCACGCTGCAATTGCAACGCACGCAACTGCTCGAGCGCTTTACGCCGAACAGCCGCTGGGTGCAAAACGTCGATACGCAACTCGCCCAGTTGAACAAGGCGAAGGGTGAGTTCGACGGACGCTTTCGCAGCATGCCTTCGTCCGAGCGTCAGAGCGTCGATCTGATCCGCGCGCAGAAGGTTGCTGAAACGATTTACCTCGGCATGGTCCAGAAGGCCGAACAACTGACCGTGCGTCGTGCAAGCACGTCGGGCGGCGCGCATGTGGTCGATTCCGCGGTGCGTCCGCATCGTCCGGTCAAGCCGAATCGTCCGGCTGTGTTGGGCGGCGGTGTTGTGCTGGGTCTGCTCACGGGCGTGTTCCTCGTGTTCATGCGCCGTCACGTGATGATCGGCGTGACCGATCCGCGCTATGTGGAGCGCCGCCTGAGCGTGCCGGTCCTCGGTGAAGTCCTGTTCAGTCATCAACAAATGCGTCTCGATCCGAGCAGCGCCGGCGTGCCGAAGAAGGCATTGCCGCCTGCAATGAAGGCAGGATTGCCGTTCCCGCGTGCAGAGCCCGTAGGCGATTTCAGCGATGCAGGCACGCTGGATGGCCTGGGCAGCAGGGTGCTTGCCGCACGCTTCCCGCATGATCCGTCTGTCGAAGCGTTGCGCGCTGTTCGGACCGCGCTGACACGCGACCTCGCTCACGCACCGAACAATATCGTGATGGTTACCGGCCCCACGCCGTCCGCGGGCAAGAGTTTCGTGGCGGCAAACCTGGCCGTGCTGCACGCAGAGACGGGATCGCGGGTTCTCCTGATCGACGCCGACATGCGTCGCGGCCATCTTGCGTCATTCTTCAAGCAACGTAATCGCGGCGGTCTGGCCGAAGTGCTGTCCGGCCGTTTGCCGGTGCGCAACGCAATTCGCCAGGTTGGCGTGGAAGGCGTGTCGTTCCTTTCGTGCGGTGTACGTCCGACCAATCCGGCTGCCTTGCTCATGCAAGCCGGGTTCAAGGAATTGCTCGACCGGCTCAGCAAGCAGTTCGACCTCGTCATTGTCGATACGCCTCCGTTCCTCGCCGTAACCGATGCGTCGATCATCGCGAGCGAAGCAGGTTCCTCGTTGCTCGTGCTGCGCTCGGGCATGCAAAGCGAAGAAGAAATCTCCGATACGGTCAGGAAGCTCGCGCGTGCAGAAGGGCGCATTGCGGGCGCGGTTTTCAACGGAATACCGCTTAAACGAAGCAACCGCGGCTATGGCTACGCCACGAACTATGCAAGCGACCACGGTGACGTAGAGACGGTTCACTGA
- a CDS encoding glycosyltransferase family 4 protein has protein sequence MAIAINGKFTSQRITGVQRVAFELTRAMQMRAMPGKELEVFVPQDAVAPGTLLKRQRRFPWFRGNLWEQITLPIASRRTTLVNLCNTNPLFKRRQIVMVHDMAVFDVPEAFSKKFLLWYKLRFSILPRLQPLILTISTFSQERICHHLKLDKSRVVVLPPGADHLDRIAPEPAIIDRLKLSKDSYCVIVGSLDPRKNLQRALEAIKLLEHMPDLKFVIAGGKNSRVFKAASSAALDAATEDKRVIWAGFVSDGELKSLYESAACLIFPSLYEGFGLPPLEAMYCGCPVIASTHASIPEACGQAAMYCDATSAEDIAEKIALMMSDSELRDHYREIGLEHAQQFRWDRAARDLLRILQDDPSQRPYNLTPRTSAG, from the coding sequence ATGGCCATAGCAATTAACGGGAAGTTCACGTCGCAGAGAATCACCGGCGTACAGCGAGTTGCATTCGAATTGACGCGCGCAATGCAGATGCGCGCGATGCCGGGCAAGGAGCTCGAAGTCTTCGTGCCGCAGGACGCCGTGGCGCCCGGCACGTTGCTCAAGCGGCAGCGGCGCTTCCCGTGGTTTCGCGGGAACCTGTGGGAACAGATCACGTTGCCGATCGCATCGAGAAGAACAACGCTCGTCAACCTGTGCAACACGAATCCGCTCTTCAAACGCAGGCAGATCGTGATGGTTCACGACATGGCGGTGTTCGACGTACCCGAGGCGTTCTCGAAGAAATTCCTGCTCTGGTACAAGCTGCGATTTTCGATACTGCCGCGCCTTCAGCCGCTGATCCTGACCATCTCGACATTCTCGCAAGAGCGTATTTGTCATCACCTGAAGCTCGACAAGTCGCGCGTTGTGGTCCTCCCTCCCGGCGCGGACCACCTCGACCGCATTGCTCCGGAGCCGGCGATCATCGATCGTCTGAAGCTTTCCAAGGATTCGTATTGCGTGATCGTAGGCAGTCTCGATCCGCGCAAGAACCTGCAGCGTGCGCTCGAAGCCATCAAGCTGCTGGAGCATATGCCGGATCTGAAGTTTGTCATCGCCGGCGGCAAGAACTCGCGCGTGTTCAAGGCAGCGAGCAGCGCCGCGCTGGATGCCGCGACCGAAGACAAGCGGGTCATCTGGGCGGGCTTCGTGTCCGATGGCGAACTGAAGTCGCTCTATGAAAGCGCGGCATGCCTGATCTTCCCTTCGCTGTATGAAGGGTTCGGACTGCCGCCGCTCGAAGCCATGTATTGCGGTTGTCCAGTCATCGCGTCGACGCATGCTTCGATACCCGAAGCATGCGGGCAAGCCGCCATGTATTGCGATGCGACGTCCGCCGAAGACATTGCGGAGAAGATCGCGTTGATGATGAGTGACAGCGAGTTGCGAGACCATTATCGCGAGATCGGCCTGGAACACGCGCAGCAGTTCCGCTGGGACCGTGCGGCGCGAGACTTGCTTCGAATCCTGCAAGACGACCCCAGTCAGCGCCCGTACAACCTCACGCCGCGCACGTCCGCAGGCTAA